A region from the SAR86 cluster bacterium genome encodes:
- a CDS encoding acetolactate synthase 3 large subunit — protein MKLSGADMLMRSLNEEGVELIFGYPGGAALHIYDAIFRQTDIDHILVRHEQGATHAADGYARATGKPGVVLVTSGPGATNAITGIATAFMDSIPMVVISGQVPSHLIGTDAFQETDMIGISRPIVKHSFTVQSASEIPTIVKEAFYIATSGRPGPVVIDIPKDTTAPDALFEYVMPQSVNIRSYNPPVEPHADQIKRAADAIFEAKKPVIYAGGGAINSNAASELFELNEILSIPVTNTLMGLGVYPATDKRFLGMLGMHGTYQANMAMHNSDLIIAIGARFDDRITNTPKLFAPNAKIIHFDVDHSSVSKIIEANIAVFGQIKNSLRALINEIKSANKEYDINQIESWRNEIKLWKEQHGLNHDLYLSENDDAEILPQQVVQHAYHLTNGKAYVTSDVGQHQMFAAQYYHFDEPRKWINSGGLGTMGFGLPAAMGVKLAFPKDEVICITGEGSIQMCIQELSTCLQYGLPIKIININNEALGMVKQWQDMNYGGRHSESTYQSSLPDFIKLTESYGHVGIKIEKNSELKNGLAKAFSMKNKLVFIDVYVDPNEHVYPMLVAPNGSLKDMWLDKDKKV, from the coding sequence TTGAAATTATCTGGCGCTGACATGTTAATGCGATCTCTCAACGAAGAGGGAGTTGAGCTTATTTTTGGCTATCCCGGTGGAGCAGCATTGCATATATATGACGCTATCTTTAGACAAACTGACATTGATCACATACTTGTGAGACATGAACAAGGTGCAACGCATGCTGCGGATGGATATGCTCGTGCCACAGGTAAACCTGGCGTAGTTTTGGTGACTTCTGGCCCAGGAGCAACGAATGCTATAACAGGAATCGCAACAGCTTTTATGGATTCTATTCCAATGGTAGTAATCTCAGGACAAGTTCCATCTCATTTGATTGGAACTGATGCTTTTCAAGAAACTGATATGATTGGAATATCACGCCCAATAGTAAAACATAGCTTTACAGTTCAAAGCGCATCTGAAATTCCAACAATTGTAAAAGAAGCTTTTTACATTGCAACATCTGGAAGACCTGGACCAGTTGTTATTGATATTCCTAAAGATACGACAGCTCCTGATGCATTATTCGAATATGTAATGCCTCAATCAGTAAATATCAGATCATATAATCCACCTGTAGAACCCCACGCAGATCAGATTAAAAGAGCTGCAGATGCAATATTTGAAGCAAAAAAACCAGTAATTTATGCAGGTGGCGGAGCAATTAATAGCAATGCAGCGTCTGAATTATTTGAATTAAATGAAATATTGAGCATACCAGTTACAAATACTCTAATGGGTTTAGGAGTATATCCCGCAACCGATAAAAGATTTTTAGGAATGCTTGGCATGCATGGAACTTACCAAGCAAATATGGCAATGCACAATTCAGATTTAATTATTGCAATTGGCGCTAGGTTTGATGACAGGATAACCAACACACCTAAGCTCTTTGCTCCAAATGCAAAAATTATTCACTTCGATGTCGATCATTCCTCTGTTTCTAAAATTATTGAGGCAAATATTGCTGTTTTTGGGCAAATCAAAAATTCCTTAAGAGCATTAATAAATGAAATTAAATCCGCAAATAAAGAATATGATATAAATCAAATTGAATCATGGAGGAATGAAATAAAATTATGGAAAGAACAGCATGGCTTAAATCATGATTTATATCTATCTGAAAATGATGATGCTGAAATTCTACCTCAACAGGTTGTTCAACATGCATACCATTTGACGAATGGAAAGGCTTATGTAACATCTGATGTTGGACAACATCAAATGTTTGCAGCTCAATATTATCATTTTGATGAGCCTCGAAAATGGATTAATTCTGGCGGGTTAGGGACAATGGGTTTCGGTCTACCTGCTGCAATGGGTGTTAAATTAGCTTTTCCTAAGGATGAGGTAATATGTATCACTGGTGAAGGAAGTATCCAAATGTGTATTCAAGAACTTTCTACTTGTCTTCAGTATGGATTACCAATCAAGATAATAAACATTAACAATGAAGCTCTAGGCATGGTTAAACAATGGCAAGATATGAATTATGGCGGCAGACACTCTGAGAGCACTTATCAAAGCTCGTTACCTGATTTTATAAAACTTACAGAATCGTATGGTCATGTTGGAATTAAAATTGAGAAAAATTCTGAACTAAAAAATGGTTTAGCAAAAGCATTTTCAATGAAGAATAAATTAGTTTTTATTGATGTATATGTTGATCCAAATGAGCACGTATATCCAATGTTAGTGGCTCCTAATGGAAGTTTAAAAGACATGTGGTTAGATAAGGATAAGAAAGTTTAA
- the ilvC gene encoding ketol-acid reductoisomerase produces the protein MKIYYDEDANIEILKNMKVSIIGYGSQGHAHANNLHESGVDVTVGLRKDSSSWIKVDEAGLKVAKVSDAVNDADIVMILAPDEFQQNIYDSEIKPFLKKNAILAFAHGFNIHFKKIIPESTNSVIMIAPKGPGHTVRSTYLQGGGVPSLIAIYRDSISNESYSAKDVALSYAKANGGTKAGVLETTFKEETETDLFGEQAVLCGGMTALIKAGYETLVEAGYSPEMAYFECLHETKLIVDLIQEGGISNMHYSISNTAEYGDYLSGPKIITDETKESMREILENIQSGNFANQFLNDCRKSNDGSGGPFMKSNREATKNHPIESVGQELRSKMKFLKTQKLVDKKIN, from the coding sequence ATGAAAATATATTATGACGAAGACGCGAATATAGAAATTTTAAAAAATATGAAAGTTTCAATAATTGGTTATGGTTCTCAAGGTCATGCACACGCAAACAATCTGCACGAATCTGGAGTAGATGTAACAGTTGGACTAAGGAAAGATTCAAGTTCGTGGATTAAAGTAGATGAAGCTGGTCTTAAAGTTGCAAAGGTTTCAGATGCAGTAAATGATGCAGACATTGTTATGATCTTAGCTCCAGATGAGTTTCAACAAAATATTTATGATTCAGAGATAAAACCTTTTTTAAAAAAGAATGCAATTCTTGCTTTTGCTCATGGTTTTAATATACATTTTAAGAAAATTATTCCAGAATCTACAAATAGTGTGATTATGATTGCTCCCAAGGGTCCTGGTCATACTGTAAGAAGTACTTATCTTCAAGGTGGAGGTGTTCCATCTCTTATAGCTATATATAGAGACTCAATTTCTAATGAATCATATTCTGCAAAAGATGTTGCATTGTCTTATGCAAAAGCAAATGGTGGAACAAAGGCAGGAGTTTTAGAAACAACTTTTAAAGAAGAGACGGAAACAGATTTATTTGGCGAACAAGCTGTATTATGTGGTGGCATGACAGCGTTAATTAAAGCAGGTTATGAAACTTTAGTAGAAGCAGGATATAGTCCTGAAATGGCTTATTTTGAATGTTTGCATGAAACAAAATTAATAGTTGATCTTATTCAAGAAGGGGGTATTTCAAATATGCACTATTCTATTTCTAATACTGCTGAATATGGAGATTACTTAAGTGGGCCTAAAATAATTACTGATGAAACCAAGGAGTCTATGAGAGAAATTTTAGAAAATATACAATCAGGTAATTTTGCAAATCAATTTTTGAATGATTGTAGAAAAAGCAATGATGGGTCTGGAGGACCTTTCATGAAAAGCAATAGAGAAGCTACTAAAAATCATCCAATTGAGAGTGTTGGACAAGAGTTAAGATCTAAAATGAAGTTCCTAAAAACACAAAAATTAGTAGATAAAAAAATTAATTAA
- a CDS encoding ACT domain-containing protein, translated as MQRKISVILENKPGALVRVVGLFHQRGYNIESLHVDPVEDTSEYKYVEEMLNIKLEENEVSHLSIATTVSDDLLRQILRQINKLIDVLVAVEDKN; from the coding sequence ATGCAAAGAAAAATTTCAGTTATTTTAGAAAATAAACCTGGTGCTTTGGTAAGAGTTGTTGGTTTATTTCATCAAAGAGGATATAACATTGAAAGTCTTCATGTTGATCCTGTTGAAGATACCTCTGAATACAAATATGTTGAAGAAATGTTGAACATTAAATTAGAGGAAAATGAGGTTTCCCATTTGTCTATAGCTACAACTGTATCGGATGATTTATTAAGACAAATATTAAGGCAAATTAACAAATTAATTGACGTTCTTGTAGCTGTTGAGGATAAAAACTAA
- a CDS encoding RluA family pseudouridine synthase has translation MQITKYINSDLNDLRLDIAATKIFKEYSRTQIKNWILNGCLLVNGDVSKPKDLVQENDELELNPIVKDKISWEPQNINFKIVFECEDYLIINKPINLVMHPGAGCHDKTLANGLLYKYPELSKLPRCGIVHRLDKDTSGILVVAKTDKFRNHFINEMQARNIEKKYFAVVSGTNLGSLKINDSIGRDKKNRTKMCVREDGKEALTIVNVKETIGNYSILHLTIMTGRTHQIRVHLSSKKLPIIGDKTYNPSGQISKGSSLELIKVIRAFPRQALHAEYISFKCHKSGEDLSYKVSIPDDMKSLIQNMKNCL, from the coding sequence ATGCAAATTACTAAATACATCAACTCAGATCTCAATGATTTAAGATTAGATATAGCAGCTACAAAGATTTTTAAAGAATATTCAAGAACACAAATTAAAAATTGGATATTAAATGGATGTCTGTTAGTTAATGGTGATGTTTCAAAACCTAAAGACTTGGTTCAAGAAAATGACGAGTTAGAATTAAATCCAATTGTTAAAGATAAAATTTCTTGGGAGCCCCAAAATATTAATTTTAAAATAGTTTTTGAATGCGAAGATTATTTAATAATAAATAAACCAATAAATTTAGTTATGCATCCTGGAGCAGGTTGTCATGATAAAACACTAGCAAATGGGCTTTTGTATAAGTATCCTGAACTTTCAAAACTTCCTAGATGCGGAATCGTTCATAGATTGGATAAGGATACTTCAGGCATTCTTGTTGTAGCAAAAACAGATAAATTTCGAAATCATTTCATTAATGAGATGCAAGCGAGGAATATTGAAAAAAAATATTTTGCAGTTGTATCAGGTACAAATTTAGGCAGTCTAAAAATTAATGATTCTATTGGCAGAGATAAAAAAAATAGAACTAAAATGTGTGTTAGAGAGGATGGTAAAGAAGCCTTAACAATAGTTAATGTTAAAGAAACTATTGGCAATTATTCAATTCTTCATTTAACGATAATGACAGGACGTACTCATCAAATAAGAGTACATTTAAGCTCAAAAAAGCTACCTATAATTGGAGACAAAACATACAATCCAAGCGGCCAGATTTCCAAAGGCTCGTCTCTGGAATTAATCAAAGTAATCAGAGCTTTTCCAAGGCAAGCGCTTCATGCAGAATATATCTCTTTCAAATGTCATAAATCTGGAGAAGACTTATCTTATAAAGTTTCTATACCTGACGACATGAAATCTTTAATTCAAAATATGAAAAATTGCCTATAA